Proteins encoded together in one Pontiella desulfatans window:
- the rpmB gene encoding 50S ribosomal protein L28 → MSRECAVTGKKTITGRRIVRKGLSKKKGGIGLHVTSSTKRTFKPNLQRVRVRDENGTVKRVWVSAKALRSGAVKKA, encoded by the coding sequence ATGTCTAGAGAATGTGCAGTTACTGGGAAAAAGACCATCACTGGTCGTCGTATCGTCCGCAAGGGCTTGTCCAAGAAAAAAGGTGGCATCGGTCTCCACGTGACCAGCTCCACCAAGCGCACGTTTAAGCCGAACCTGCAGCGCGTCCGTGTTCGTGACGAAAACGGAACCGTTAAACGTGTTTGGGTTTCCGCCAAGGCCCTGCGCTCCGGCGCTGTCAAGAAAGCCTAG
- the rpsN gene encoding 30S ribosomal protein S14: MAKKSMVVKNQKRIACASKYYEKRMELKKIISNPETDPADRMAAVRKLRSLPLDANPIRIMNRCSVTGRPHAVYRKFGLSRITLREMASEGKIPGMTKASW; this comes from the coding sequence ATGGCTAAAAAAAGCATGGTCGTTAAGAACCAGAAGCGTATCGCATGTGCTAGCAAGTACTACGAGAAGCGGATGGAACTGAAGAAAATCATCAGCAATCCGGAAACGGATCCGGCTGATCGCATGGCTGCCGTACGCAAGCTCCGCTCGCTTCCGCTCGACGCCAACCCCATCCGCATCATGAACCGTTGTTCGGTAACCGGCCGCCCCCACGCCGTCTATCGCAAGTTCGGCCTCTCCCGTATCACCCTTCGCGAAATGGCTTCCGAAGGCAAGATCCCGGGCATGACAAAGGCCAGCTGGTAA
- a CDS encoding citrate synthase: MSKITNMGMAKLTFNNQTIDLPVFEGSEHETAVDIRALRKETGMITYDPGFVNTGCCKSDITYIDGEAGILRYRGYDINELAENCEFVDVAYLLVHGTLPNTEQHAEFSSHLNTHSLLHEDMRHFFDAYPDHAHPMATLSAMAVSLSTFYPELEDATLQENIDFKVTRLLSKMRTAAAFAYKKSIGHPIVYPRHDLKYCENFLNMMFRTPVNNYQVDPVVSKALNKLLILHADHEQNCSASVVKMVGSAGANLYASISAGICALWGPLHGGANQHVIEMLERIIAEDGGNVKRVIERAKDKNDPFRLMGVGHRVYKSYDPRAKVAKEMCKDVLAKMGVDDPLVDLAQELEEAVLADDYFVSRGLYPNIDFYTGLTYRAMGIPTNMFTVMFAIGRMPGWIAQWLEMREDPHGRIGRPRQIYTGHTQRPVN, from the coding sequence ATGTCAAAAATCACGAATATGGGAATGGCCAAGCTAACCTTTAACAACCAGACCATAGACCTGCCCGTGTTCGAAGGCTCCGAACACGAAACAGCCGTAGACATCCGCGCACTGCGCAAAGAAACCGGAATGATCACCTACGATCCCGGTTTCGTGAACACCGGTTGCTGCAAGTCCGATATAACGTATATTGATGGCGAAGCCGGGATTCTCCGCTACCGCGGATACGACATCAACGAGCTCGCCGAAAATTGCGAGTTTGTGGATGTGGCCTACCTGCTGGTTCACGGCACATTGCCGAATACCGAACAGCACGCCGAGTTTTCCTCGCACCTCAACACCCATTCGTTGCTGCACGAGGACATGCGTCACTTTTTCGATGCCTATCCCGACCACGCGCATCCGATGGCAACGCTGTCCGCCATGGCGGTTTCGCTTTCCACCTTCTATCCGGAACTCGAAGATGCCACGCTGCAGGAAAACATCGATTTCAAAGTAACCCGCCTGCTCTCCAAGATGCGGACGGCCGCGGCATTCGCCTACAAGAAATCGATCGGCCACCCGATTGTTTACCCGCGCCATGACCTGAAATATTGCGAGAACTTCCTGAATATGATGTTCCGTACGCCGGTCAACAACTACCAGGTTGACCCGGTGGTCTCCAAAGCGCTTAACAAACTGCTGATCCTGCACGCCGACCACGAGCAAAACTGTTCGGCCTCGGTCGTCAAGATGGTCGGCAGTGCCGGCGCCAACCTCTATGCCTCCATCTCGGCCGGCATCTGCGCCCTGTGGGGGCCGTTGCATGGCGGTGCCAACCAACACGTAATCGAGATGCTCGAACGCATCATTGCCGAAGATGGCGGAAACGTGAAACGCGTGATTGAACGTGCCAAGGACAAGAACGATCCCTTCCGCCTGATGGGCGTTGGCCACCGTGTCTACAAATCCTACGACCCCCGCGCCAAGGTGGCCAAGGAGATGTGCAAGGATGTGCTCGCCAAGATGGGGGTGGACGATCCGCTGGTGGATCTGGCCCAGGAACTGGAAGAAGCAGTCCTGGCCGACGATTATTTCGTAAGCCGCGGACTCTATCCGAACATTGATTTCTACACCGGTCTGACGTACCGCGCCATGGGCATCCCGACCAACATGTTCACCGTCATGTTCGCCATCGGCCGCATGCCCGGCTGGATTGCCCAGTGGCTCGAAATGCGCGAAGACCCGCATGGCCGCATCGGTCGTCCGCGCCAGATCTACACCGGCCATACCCAACGTCCGGTAAACTAG
- a CDS encoding TPR end-of-group domain-containing protein → MSKERTKGRAEHDAVELAFLQKVSERLPEDIEILQALADLYTKNGKFQEGLAIDEKLSHQLPNDDLVWYNLGCSYSLTHRADDAFEALTKAVELGYCDYDWMKTDPDLNNLHADPRFESLLSWLYTACEEDE, encoded by the coding sequence ATGAGCAAGGAAAGAACCAAAGGCCGCGCCGAACACGACGCGGTCGAACTCGCATTTCTTCAAAAAGTGTCGGAACGTCTCCCGGAGGATATCGAGATCCTCCAGGCACTGGCGGATCTCTACACCAAGAACGGGAAATTCCAGGAAGGGTTGGCGATCGACGAAAAGCTCAGCCATCAACTACCCAACGACGATCTCGTCTGGTACAACCTTGGATGTTCCTACTCGCTCACCCATCGTGCCGACGACGCCTTTGAGGCGCTCACCAAGGCGGTCGAGCTGGGCTACTGCGACTATGACTGGATGAAGACCGACCCCGACCTCAACAACCTGCATGCCGACCCGCGTTTCGAATCGCTTCTCAGCTGGCTCTACACCGCTTGCGAAGAGGATGAATAG
- a CDS encoding UDP-N-acetylglucosamine pyrophosphorylase: MSICTKKEWREAGVRIDDCVDLARISAEATIHPGCRVLGSGTSIGPGCEVGAEAPVLIENCQLGRNVQLKGGYFSGAVFFEGANMGSGAHVRAGTILEEEANGAHTVGFKQTILMPFVTCGSLINLCDVLMAGGTSRKDHSEVGSSYIHFNFTPHQDKATASLIGDVPNGVFLGKRPIFLGGQGGLVGPARIAYGSVVAAGGVCREDILGENQLQVPAVPEAGTRPYETGVYRRTDRIVKNNLAYIGNILALREWYRHVRPLFVRDSFDQAVLDGGLKNLDLVLKERIKRLGDLAGKLEYSIQWLEANGGKREEIEVQKRFNSDWPQLKSKIDGLAIPSPGDFLQAMEPKESYTESIHSLRSTVKDAGRNWLQEIVDRIENLWR, translated from the coding sequence ATGAGCATATGCACTAAAAAGGAGTGGCGCGAAGCCGGAGTCAGGATCGACGATTGCGTTGATCTGGCCCGGATTTCCGCGGAAGCGACCATCCACCCAGGTTGCCGAGTTCTTGGTTCCGGAACCTCGATCGGCCCCGGGTGCGAAGTCGGCGCCGAGGCGCCGGTGCTCATCGAAAATTGCCAGCTTGGGCGCAATGTGCAGCTCAAGGGCGGCTACTTTTCCGGGGCGGTCTTTTTCGAGGGGGCCAATATGGGCAGCGGGGCGCATGTGCGTGCCGGAACCATTCTGGAGGAAGAGGCCAATGGCGCCCATACGGTCGGATTCAAGCAAACCATCCTGATGCCGTTCGTGACCTGCGGAAGCCTGATCAACCTCTGCGATGTGCTCATGGCCGGCGGAACCAGCCGGAAGGATCATTCCGAGGTCGGTTCGTCCTACATCCACTTCAACTTTACCCCGCACCAGGACAAGGCCACCGCATCGCTGATCGGCGACGTGCCCAACGGCGTGTTCCTCGGCAAGCGGCCAATCTTTCTTGGCGGGCAGGGTGGGCTGGTTGGCCCAGCGCGCATCGCCTACGGCTCGGTCGTGGCGGCCGGCGGCGTTTGCCGGGAGGACATTCTCGGGGAAAACCAGCTTCAGGTGCCCGCAGTGCCCGAAGCCGGAACGCGTCCCTATGAAACCGGAGTCTACCGCAGGACGGATCGCATCGTGAAAAACAACCTCGCCTACATCGGCAACATTCTCGCCTTGCGCGAATGGTACCGCCATGTTCGCCCGTTGTTCGTGCGCGATTCGTTCGACCAGGCCGTGCTCGATGGCGGCCTCAAGAATCTCGACCTTGTCTTGAAGGAACGCATCAAGCGCCTCGGCGACCTCGCCGGAAAACTTGAATATTCCATCCAATGGCTCGAAGCCAACGGCGGCAAGCGGGAAGAGATCGAAGTGCAAAAACGCTTTAACTCCGACTGGCCGCAACTGAAGTCCAAGATCGATGGCCTTGCCATTCCATCACCTGGGGATTTCCTCCAAGCCATGGAGCCGAAGGAATCATATACCGAAAGCATCCACTCCTTGCGGTCCACCGTAAAAGATGCGGGGCGCAACTGGTTGCAGGAAATCGTAGACCGTATCGAAAATCTTTGGAGATAG
- the glmM gene encoding phosphoglucosamine mutase, whose product MGTLFGTDGVRGMANEGNMTAEMALQIGRALAYTCKEYHREQGTRPRIIIGKDTRLSGYMLENALTAGITSMGVDVLLLGPIPTPAVAFITQSMRADAGIVISASHNPYFDNGIKIFGRTGYKLPDEMEAEIEELVLSGRINNIRAVAQDVGKAKRIDDAMGRYIEFCKNTFPNDMTLDGMKVVLDCSNGATYKCAPLIFSELGADVTTIHAEPNGMNINDHCGSQHTQDLQTKVKGVGADLGLAFDGDGDRLIAVDETGAELTGDQIMAICAKAYKDSGALKNNRIVATVMSNVGFHAAMRELGIEVDVAGVGDRLVLELMKEKEAVVGGEDSGHMIFLDCHTTGDGIVSALKLVNTVKQSGARLSELATVMTPFPQRLINIDVKEKPPIEEVPVLMDAIKEGEDELGENGRILVRYSGTQPMCRVMVEGPTEKLTDAIAERLAVVVKETIG is encoded by the coding sequence ATGGGAACATTATTCGGAACAGACGGCGTTCGCGGCATGGCGAACGAGGGGAACATGACGGCGGAAATGGCGCTGCAGATCGGGCGTGCATTGGCCTACACCTGCAAGGAATATCATCGGGAGCAGGGCACCCGGCCACGCATCATCATTGGCAAGGATACGCGCCTGAGCGGCTACATGCTGGAAAACGCGTTGACGGCCGGCATCACCTCGATGGGCGTGGATGTGCTGCTGCTCGGGCCGATCCCGACGCCGGCCGTGGCCTTCATCACCCAGAGCATGCGCGCCGATGCGGGTATCGTGATCTCCGCCTCGCACAACCCCTATTTCGACAACGGCATCAAGATTTTCGGGCGCACCGGCTATAAACTACCCGATGAAATGGAAGCCGAAATCGAGGAACTCGTACTCAGCGGGCGCATCAACAACATCCGCGCCGTGGCGCAGGATGTTGGCAAGGCCAAGCGCATCGACGACGCCATGGGCCGCTATATTGAATTCTGCAAAAACACCTTCCCGAACGACATGACGCTGGACGGCATGAAGGTGGTGCTCGATTGCTCCAATGGGGCCACCTACAAATGCGCCCCGTTGATTTTCTCCGAACTCGGCGCCGATGTGACGACGATCCACGCCGAGCCCAACGGCATGAACATCAACGACCATTGCGGATCGCAGCATACGCAGGATCTACAAACCAAGGTGAAGGGAGTGGGTGCCGATCTCGGTCTGGCGTTCGATGGCGATGGCGACCGCTTGATTGCCGTGGATGAAACCGGGGCCGAGCTGACCGGCGACCAGATCATGGCCATCTGCGCCAAGGCCTACAAGGATTCCGGAGCCCTGAAAAACAACCGCATCGTTGCCACGGTCATGAGCAATGTCGGCTTCCATGCGGCCATGCGCGAACTCGGAATCGAGGTCGATGTGGCCGGGGTGGGCGACCGCCTGGTGCTTGAGCTGATGAAGGAAAAAGAGGCGGTTGTGGGGGGCGAGGATTCGGGGCACATGATTTTCCTCGATTGCCATACCACCGGGGATGGCATTGTCTCTGCGCTCAAGCTGGTTAACACGGTCAAGCAGTCCGGAGCCAGGCTATCCGAGCTTGCAACGGTCATGACTCCGTTCCCGCAGCGGCTGATCAACATAGACGTGAAGGAAAAGCCGCCGATCGAAGAGGTTCCTGTTTTGATGGACGCGATCAAGGAGGGCGAAGACGAGTTGGGCGAAAACGGCCGCATACTTGTGCGCTATTCGGGTACGCAACCCATGTGCCGCGTAATGGTCGAGGGGCCGACCGAAAAGCTGACCGACGCCATTGCGGAACGGCTGGCGGTGGTCGTCAAGGAAACCATTGGGTAA
- a CDS encoding ABC transporter ATP-binding protein — protein sequence MGEKEETILRAENIKRSYTIGKTTLDVLKGVSLSVDAGETLSIMGESGSGKSTLLHVLGGLDTPKDGVVRFNGHSVYGMSSQRRARFRAENVGYVFQSFHLLPELDIVENVALPAMAQRSRGDAKARAKELLVEVGLGERVGHRPQELSGGEQQRVAIARALMNDPDIIFCDEPTGNLDSRTGEKVLNYLFQLVEARRHTLVLVTHSQDVASRCSRELFLKDGLLDNQGKMNEDIFR from the coding sequence ATGGGCGAAAAAGAAGAAACAATTCTAAGGGCAGAGAACATTAAGCGCTCCTACACGATCGGTAAAACGACGCTGGATGTGTTGAAAGGCGTTTCGTTGTCGGTCGATGCCGGCGAAACACTTTCGATCATGGGGGAGAGCGGTTCCGGCAAGAGCACGCTGCTTCATGTGCTGGGTGGGCTGGATACGCCGAAGGATGGCGTGGTCCGGTTCAACGGGCATAGCGTGTATGGCATGTCGTCGCAACGGCGGGCACGCTTCCGGGCGGAAAACGTGGGCTATGTTTTCCAGTCGTTCCATTTGCTGCCGGAGCTGGATATTGTCGAGAACGTCGCGCTGCCGGCCATGGCGCAGCGCTCCAGGGGCGATGCGAAGGCCCGGGCGAAGGAGCTGCTCGTGGAGGTCGGCCTCGGCGAGCGGGTGGGGCACCGCCCCCAGGAGCTGTCCGGTGGCGAGCAGCAGCGCGTGGCCATTGCCCGGGCCCTGATGAACGATCCGGACATTATATTCTGTGATGAGCCGACCGGAAACCTCGATTCGAGGACCGGTGAAAAAGTGTTGAATTATTTGTTTCAACTGGTCGAGGCCAGGAGGCATACTCTCGTGCTCGTTACCCATAGTCAGGACGTTGCGTCGCGGTGTTCCCGCGAGCTTTTCCTGAAAGACGGGCTTTTGGATAATCAAGGAAAGATGAATGAAGATATTTTTAGGTGA
- the ilvE gene encoding branched-chain-amino-acid transaminase produces the protein MKIFLGDRLVDEKDAVVSVFDHGLLYGDGVFEGIRAYNGRVFLLDEHIDRLYDSAKAIALEIPMSKGEMAQAVVDTCKANDLMDGYIRLVITRGVGTLGLNPYLCKKAQTIIIAAKIQLYPQELYDNGMKIVTVGTVRNHPEAINPRIKSLNYLNNVMAKIEAINAGCMECLMLNHKGEVAEASGDNVFVIKNGVITTPPSTCGALEGLTRNKVMELARLAGYEVREVPMARYDLFVADEVFLTGTAAEIISVVDVDKRVIGDGKPGAITAQLAKLYHDCANSEGTPIE, from the coding sequence ATGAAGATATTTTTAGGTGATAGGTTGGTTGATGAAAAGGATGCCGTTGTTTCGGTGTTCGACCATGGTTTGCTTTATGGCGACGGAGTCTTCGAAGGCATCCGCGCCTATAACGGGCGCGTTTTTCTTCTGGATGAGCATATCGACCGGTTATACGACTCGGCCAAGGCCATTGCGCTGGAAATCCCGATGTCCAAGGGGGAGATGGCGCAGGCCGTGGTGGATACCTGCAAGGCCAATGACTTGATGGATGGCTATATCCGCCTCGTCATCACTCGCGGTGTCGGCACGCTCGGGCTCAATCCGTACCTCTGCAAAAAGGCCCAGACCATCATCATTGCCGCCAAGATCCAGCTTTATCCGCAGGAGCTTTACGACAACGGCATGAAGATCGTTACGGTCGGTACGGTGCGCAACCACCCGGAGGCGATCAACCCGCGCATCAAGAGCCTGAACTATCTCAACAATGTGATGGCCAAGATTGAGGCCATCAATGCCGGCTGCATGGAATGCCTGATGCTCAACCATAAGGGCGAAGTGGCGGAAGCCTCCGGCGACAATGTGTTCGTGATCAAGAATGGGGTCATCACCACGCCGCCGAGCACCTGCGGGGCTCTTGAAGGCTTGACCCGGAACAAGGTGATGGAGCTAGCCCGTCTTGCTGGATACGAAGTGCGCGAGGTTCCGATGGCCCGCTATGACCTGTTTGTGGCAGACGAAGTCTTCCTCACGGGAACCGCCGCCGAAATCATCTCCGTGGTCGATGTCGACAAGCGGGTTATTGGCGACGGGAAGCCCGGCGCAATCACCGCCCAGCTGGCCAAGCTCTACCACGATTGCGCCAATTCCGAAGGGACGCCGATCGAATAG
- a CDS encoding UvrB/UvrC motif-containing protein, which produces MKCECCHEAEATIHLTQVIDGEVKKLNLCQVCAQKNGIDLNSPISITDVLLGLGQPGQPKTDLSEFDLSCGRCQMTRAEFKKRARLGCPECYNAFMGELSALTQAMHHSRQHVGKIPARQGNEARITAQVAALQKDIETAIAKEEYEVAANLRDKIRALKEGESNDA; this is translated from the coding sequence ATGAAATGTGAATGCTGTCATGAAGCGGAGGCCACGATCCACCTGACCCAGGTGATCGACGGAGAGGTCAAGAAATTGAACCTGTGCCAGGTCTGCGCGCAAAAGAACGGGATTGATCTCAATTCCCCCATCTCCATCACCGATGTCCTGCTAGGGCTGGGCCAACCCGGCCAGCCAAAGACCGACTTGTCGGAATTCGACTTGAGCTGCGGCCGGTGCCAAATGACCCGCGCCGAATTCAAAAAGCGCGCCCGCCTGGGTTGCCCCGAATGCTATAACGCCTTCATGGGCGAGCTGAGCGCCTTGACCCAGGCGATGCATCACAGCCGCCAGCATGTCGGCAAGATCCCGGCGCGCCAAGGAAACGAAGCCCGCATTACCGCCCAGGTTGCCGCCTTGCAGAAAGACATCGAAACCGCGATCGCCAAAGAGGAATACGAAGTGGCCGCCAACCTGCGCGACAAGATCCGCGCCCTCAAGGAAGGGGAGTCCAATGACGCTTGA
- a CDS encoding protein arginine kinase has product MTLDDMVRRHGSWLEAGIDEGPVISSRVRLARNLEQYSFPGWASEEENHAVWKQAAEIFNSQDTPYIGWSMTDTPALDKEILFERHLISQELAQQDDSCGVFVTSDECLAVMVNEEDHIRIQSLQPGLNLQGAWKAADQTDDKLEEQLTYAFSPRLGYLTSCPSNVGTGMRASVMLHLPGLVLMEEMDPVINGISKIGLAVRGMWGEGTEAAGNMFQVSNQITLGRREDEIIAHLEQIVLELIEHENNARIRLMNDKSLMIEDHVARAFGILSNARLISSGEALNLLSTLRLGVDQGMLKQLSRRELDMLFISIQPAHLQKLEGKALAPEERDVVRAGMLRDYMDNVTEDGDLD; this is encoded by the coding sequence ATGACGCTTGATGATATGGTGCGGCGGCACGGAAGCTGGCTCGAAGCGGGCATCGACGAGGGGCCGGTGATCAGCAGCCGGGTGCGCCTGGCGCGGAATCTGGAGCAATACAGCTTTCCCGGATGGGCCAGCGAAGAGGAAAACCATGCCGTCTGGAAACAGGCGGCCGAAATCTTCAACTCGCAGGATACGCCATACATTGGCTGGAGCATGACGGATACCCCCGCGCTCGACAAAGAGATCCTTTTCGAGCGCCACCTGATCAGCCAGGAGCTTGCGCAGCAGGACGATAGCTGCGGTGTATTCGTCACATCGGATGAATGCCTCGCCGTCATGGTCAACGAAGAAGACCATATCCGGATTCAATCGCTACAGCCCGGGCTCAACCTGCAGGGCGCATGGAAGGCGGCCGACCAAACCGACGACAAGCTGGAAGAGCAACTTACCTATGCCTTTTCCCCGAGGCTGGGATACCTGACCTCCTGCCCCTCCAATGTGGGAACCGGCATGCGCGCATCCGTCATGCTGCATCTGCCCGGGCTCGTTTTGATGGAGGAAATGGATCCGGTGATCAACGGCATCTCCAAGATCGGATTGGCCGTGCGAGGCATGTGGGGCGAGGGCACCGAGGCCGCCGGCAACATGTTCCAGGTTTCCAACCAGATCACGCTCGGCCGGCGGGAAGATGAAATCATCGCCCATTTAGAGCAGATTGTGCTGGAGTTGATCGAACACGAAAACAATGCGCGGATTCGGCTAATGAACGACAAGTCGTTGATGATCGAAGACCATGTTGCACGGGCGTTCGGCATTCTTTCCAACGCACGGTTGATTTCGAGTGGCGAAGCCCTGAACCTGCTTTCGACCTTGCGGCTTGGCGTGGATCAGGGAATGCTCAAGCAGCTGTCGCGGCGCGAACTCGACATGCTCTTCATCTCCATCCAACCCGCCCACCTCCAGAAGCTCGAAGGCAAGGCCCTTGCTCCGGAGGAGCGCGATGTTGTGCGTGCTGGAATGTTGCGCGACTATATGGATAATGTTACTGAAGATGGCGATTTAGACTAA
- a CDS encoding ATP-dependent Clp protease ATP-binding subunit: MDNFTPRAQQVLQLARKEADRFNHGYVGTEHILLGLIALGHGVAVNALQALGIDLASVRLEVEKAVGTGPETKTIGNIPFTPRAKKVLALSASEARGLGHSYVGTEHILLGLLREGEGIAARVLENLGVDLDETRYEIMKTLDPDYDPASDGEYEEEDDQGPPMGGAQQQRGKGKTKTPALNTFGRDLTKLAKDGELDPVIGRKDEIERVIQILCRRTKNNPVLLGEAGVGKTAIAEGLAQIVCDGNVPDLLIDKKVITLDLALMVAGTKYRGQFEERIKAVMDEIRKEKNIILFLDELHTIVGAGSAEGTMDAANIIKPALSRGELQCIGATTLKEYRKYIEKDAALERRFQTVMVKEPTVEDAVEIMKGLRVKYEEHHHALFTDESLKAAVECSARYLPDRFLPDKAIDLIDEAGARARIGSMSRPPELKQLEEDIHDFEKKKNDAIHEQKFEDAANFRDQERQAKEKLDGMLDDWRKQRDENKSVVTDEDIMVVVSKWTGIPVMKMGEKEMERLLRIEDVVGEQVVGQREAVSAIARALRRSRADLKDPKRPIGSFIFLGPTGVGKTLLAKTLAEFMFDDPESFIQIDMSEYMEKFNASRLVGSPPGYVGHEEGGQLTERVRRRPYSVVLFDEVEKAHPDVMHMLLQIMEEGRLTDSLGRSVDFRNTVVIMTSNLGAQEVKKSGALGFAPSNEEVDYQKLKEMMMGIAKKTFKPELLNRLDDMIVFRELTKTDLETIIDLELANIQNRVLGRNIELKITKSARDFLLEKGYDKAYGARQLRRTVERFLEDPLAEEILRSTIGNDSVVTVKANKDGLTFKGAPVTVEESATEE, encoded by the coding sequence ATGGACAATTTTACACCAAGGGCACAGCAGGTGTTGCAACTGGCTCGCAAGGAAGCCGATCGGTTCAACCATGGCTATGTCGGCACCGAACACATTCTCCTGGGGCTTATCGCCCTTGGCCATGGGGTGGCGGTCAACGCGCTGCAGGCGCTGGGCATCGATCTGGCCTCCGTTCGGCTGGAGGTTGAAAAGGCGGTTGGCACCGGCCCTGAAACGAAGACGATCGGCAATATTCCATTCACGCCCCGCGCCAAGAAGGTGCTGGCGCTTTCCGCATCCGAAGCCCGCGGCCTAGGGCATAGCTATGTCGGCACCGAGCACATTCTCCTCGGCCTCCTGCGCGAAGGCGAAGGCATTGCCGCCCGTGTCCTCGAAAACCTCGGGGTCGATCTCGACGAAACCCGCTATGAAATCATGAAAACCCTCGATCCGGACTATGACCCCGCCTCGGATGGCGAATACGAGGAAGAGGACGACCAAGGCCCGCCCATGGGAGGAGCCCAGCAGCAGCGCGGCAAGGGCAAAACCAAGACCCCGGCGCTCAACACCTTTGGCCGCGACCTCACCAAGCTGGCCAAGGACGGCGAGCTCGACCCGGTGATCGGCCGCAAGGACGAAATCGAACGCGTCATCCAGATTCTCTGCCGCCGCACGAAGAACAACCCGGTGTTGCTCGGCGAAGCCGGCGTAGGCAAGACCGCCATCGCCGAAGGGCTGGCGCAGATTGTGTGCGATGGCAATGTGCCCGACCTTTTGATCGACAAGAAGGTCATCACGCTCGACCTCGCGCTGATGGTGGCCGGCACCAAATACCGCGGGCAGTTCGAGGAGCGCATCAAGGCCGTCATGGATGAGATCCGCAAGGAAAAGAACATTATCCTCTTCCTGGACGAGTTGCACACGATCGTCGGAGCCGGTTCGGCCGAAGGCACCATGGATGCCGCGAACATCATCAAGCCGGCATTGTCGCGCGGCGAACTCCAGTGCATCGGCGCGACCACCTTGAAGGAATACCGCAAATACATCGAAAAAGATGCCGCGCTGGAACGTCGCTTCCAGACCGTCATGGTCAAGGAACCCACGGTTGAAGATGCGGTCGAAATCATGAAGGGGTTGCGCGTAAAATACGAAGAGCATCACCACGCCCTGTTCACCGACGAATCGCTCAAGGCGGCCGTCGAATGCTCCGCACGCTATCTGCCCGACCGCTTCCTGCCGGACAAGGCGATCGACCTGATCGACGAGGCCGGCGCCCGCGCGCGCATCGGCAGCATGAGCCGCCCCCCCGAGCTCAAGCAGCTCGAAGAGGACATCCACGATTTTGAAAAGAAAAAAAACGACGCCATCCACGAACAAAAGTTCGAGGATGCCGCCAACTTCCGCGATCAGGAGCGCCAGGCCAAGGAAAAGCTTGATGGCATGCTCGATGACTGGCGCAAGCAACGCGATGAAAACAAATCCGTGGTGACCGACGAGGATATCATGGTTGTTGTTTCCAAGTGGACGGGCATCCCGGTCATGAAAATGGGCGAAAAGGAAATGGAACGCCTGCTTCGCATCGAGGACGTGGTCGGTGAGCAGGTCGTTGGCCAGCGGGAGGCCGTGAGCGCCATTGCCCGTGCCCTGCGCCGCTCGCGCGCCGACCTGAAGGACCCGAAACGTCCGATCGGCTCGTTCATTTTCCTCGGCCCGACCGGCGTCGGGAAAACGCTGCTGGCCAAGACGCTGGCGGAATTCATGTTCGACGACCCGGAATCGTTTATCCAGATCGACATGTCGGAATACATGGAAAAATTCAACGCATCGCGTCTGGTCGGATCGCCCCCTGGCTATGTCGGCCACGAAGAAGGCGGGCAGCTGACCGAGCGCGTTCGTCGTCGGCCCTATTCCGTCGTGCTCTTCGATGAAGTTGAAAAGGCACATCCGGACGTCATGCACATGCTGTTGCAGATCATGGAGGAGGGGCGCTTGACCGATAGCCTTGGACGCAGCGTCGACTTCCGCAACACGGTCGTCATCATGACCTCCAACCTCGGCGCACAGGAGGTCAAAAAATCCGGGGCGCTGGGTTTTGCCCCATCGAACGAGGAGGTCGACTACCAGAAGCTCAAGGAAATGATGATGGGCATCGCCAAGAAGACCTTCAAACCCGAGCTGCTCAACCGCCTCGACGACATGATTGTCTTCCGCGAACTGACCAAAACGGATCTGGAAACGATCATCGACCTGGAGCTGGCCAATATCCAGAACCGTGTGCTCGGTCGCAACATCGAGCTGAAGATCACCAAGTCCGCCCGCGACTTCCTGCTGGAAAAGGGCTACGACAAAGCCTACGGAGCACGCCAATTGCGCCGTACCGTCGAACGCTTCCTCGAAGATCCGCTGGCGGAGGAAATCCTTCGCAGCACCATCGGGAACGATTCGGTGGTAACGGTCAAGGCCAACAAGGATGGACTAACGTTCAAGGGTGCTCCGGTTACGGTCGAAGAGAGCGCCACCGAAGAATAG